A window of the Streptomyces formicae genome harbors these coding sequences:
- a CDS encoding NUDIX hydrolase, protein MSEWRNLGERTVYENRWVTVNMADVELPNGRHLDHTVIRLRPVAVATVVNDDNEVLLLWRHRFITGAWGWELPSGGTGEGEDPVEAAARELQEETGWRPGPMRLLLAVDPMPGISTSHHRVYWSDRAEYVGHPEDDFESARREWVPLKSVPELVSRGEIRSANAVAALLMLHHLRLR, encoded by the coding sequence GTGTCGGAGTGGCGGAACCTCGGCGAGCGCACCGTGTACGAGAACCGATGGGTCACCGTGAACATGGCTGACGTCGAACTGCCGAACGGTCGGCACCTCGACCACACCGTGATCCGGCTGCGGCCGGTTGCGGTGGCGACCGTCGTCAACGACGACAACGAGGTGCTGCTGCTTTGGCGGCACCGGTTCATCACCGGGGCGTGGGGCTGGGAGCTGCCGTCGGGCGGCACGGGCGAGGGTGAGGACCCGGTCGAAGCGGCGGCTCGGGAACTCCAGGAAGAGACCGGATGGCGCCCTGGGCCAATGCGCCTGCTCCTGGCTGTGGACCCGATGCCGGGGATCTCTACCTCGCATCACCGCGTGTACTGGTCGGACCGTGCCGAGTACGTCGGGCACCCTGAGGACGACTTCGAGTCAGCGCGCAGGGAGTGGGTGCCGCTCAAGTCGGTGCCCGAGCTGGTGTCCCGTGGCGAGATCCGTAGCGCCAACGCGGTCGCGGCGCTGCTCATGCTGCACCACCTACGCCTCAGGTGA
- a CDS encoding transcriptional regulator yields MEPNTLLDAILNEAGMSRAGLAARVNEAARHRGKNARYDHSSVIRWLQGQRPRGIVPDLICEILGRALDRQLDLDDIGMGKDGAVQQAAALDGFIDRSTALWRGDAQQRASVQDAPVIVGLSAVGPVWEWENPPDDTDVSRSGTVRVGQPEVQLLRTARTHYERMYRKAGGIATRGRVLEFLNTKTAPLLRGSYSDATGRELHRAAGGLVAVAGICSYDSDAQGLAQRYFHQALRLAKASGDRAFGGYVIALLVNQALYMREYRQAVAFAEAGLRTAGNVISHALACDLYAMQAKAYSRMGDQVGAHRCMTLAEIEAGQIRRDDEPAETGYVQAGLLEANLADALMRLGDMTPAQAYAAEAVATQTHSRGRVHRLATLSDCQMRAGHAELAAATATDMLETIQGMESRRLTDRLRTVRRSLASLNSMATAEVVDRIDDTLRLPV; encoded by the coding sequence ATGGAACCGAACACGCTGCTTGACGCAATCCTCAATGAGGCCGGCATGTCGCGCGCTGGGCTCGCAGCGAGAGTCAATGAGGCAGCACGCCATCGAGGGAAGAACGCGCGCTACGACCACAGTTCGGTGATCCGATGGTTGCAGGGTCAACGACCCCGCGGAATCGTGCCGGACCTGATCTGCGAGATTCTCGGCAGGGCCCTCGACCGTCAACTCGACCTCGACGACATCGGCATGGGCAAGGACGGGGCCGTGCAACAGGCCGCCGCGCTCGACGGGTTCATTGACCGATCAACCGCCCTGTGGCGCGGCGACGCCCAGCAGCGCGCCAGCGTTCAAGATGCCCCGGTGATCGTCGGCCTGAGCGCCGTCGGCCCGGTGTGGGAGTGGGAGAACCCACCCGACGACACCGACGTCTCCCGCTCTGGCACCGTGCGTGTGGGGCAGCCGGAGGTCCAACTGCTCCGAACCGCCCGCACCCACTACGAGCGGATGTACCGCAAGGCCGGCGGCATCGCTACGCGCGGCCGGGTCCTGGAGTTCCTCAACACGAAGACCGCACCTCTGCTGCGCGGTTCGTACTCGGACGCCACTGGCCGGGAACTCCACCGGGCAGCTGGCGGCCTGGTCGCCGTCGCCGGGATCTGCTCCTACGACTCGGATGCGCAGGGTCTGGCGCAGCGCTATTTCCACCAGGCGCTCCGACTGGCCAAGGCATCGGGCGACAGGGCATTCGGTGGCTACGTGATAGCGCTGCTCGTCAACCAGGCCCTGTACATGAGGGAGTACCGGCAGGCCGTGGCGTTCGCCGAGGCCGGGCTGCGGACCGCCGGGAACGTCATCTCCCATGCCCTCGCCTGCGATCTCTACGCGATGCAGGCGAAGGCGTACTCGCGCATGGGCGACCAGGTCGGCGCACATCGGTGCATGACCCTGGCGGAGATCGAGGCCGGGCAGATCCGCCGAGACGACGAGCCAGCCGAGACCGGGTACGTGCAGGCCGGACTACTCGAAGCGAACCTCGCCGACGCGCTGATGCGGCTGGGCGACATGACCCCAGCGCAGGCATACGCCGCGGAGGCGGTCGCCACCCAGACCCACTCGCGCGGGCGGGTACACCGGTTGGCGACGCTCTCGGACTGCCAGATGCGGGCCGGACACGCGGAGCTTGCCGCAGCCACCGCGACCGACATGTTGGAGACAATCCAGGGCATGGAATCCCGGCGGCTCACCGACAGGCTCCGCACGGTGCGCCGCTCCCTCGCCAGCCTGAACAGCATGGCCACGGCCGAGGTGGTCGACCGGATCGACGACACCCTCCGCCTTCCGGTGTAG
- a CDS encoding LacI family DNA-binding transcriptional regulator, giving the protein MVDRRKTGVRAVGIGGAGVRSGGRSGGRPTLEEVAARAGVGRGTVSRVINGSPRVSDETRAAVEAAVAELGYVPNRAARALAANRTDAIALVVPEPEARFFAEPYFSDIVRGVGAALADTDMQLLLTFAGSDRERRRLAQYLAADRVDGVLLVSVHADDPLPDLLEQLRIPAVISGRRSAGEPLAAVDSDNTEGARAAVAHLLSRGRRTIATITGRLDVYGAQCRLDGYRQALAAAGLAPDEQLIAPADFTEEGGRRAMRTLLERRPSLDAVFAASDVMAAGARQVLRESGRRIPDDIALVGFDDSAVARHMDPALTSVRQPIEEMGRAMAGLLLRQIAAQGTRERPQLVLPTELVVRDSS; this is encoded by the coding sequence ATGGTGGATCGCCGGAAAACCGGTGTCCGGGCGGTCGGCATCGGCGGCGCCGGCGTCCGGTCCGGAGGCAGGAGCGGGGGCAGACCGACCCTGGAAGAGGTCGCCGCCCGCGCCGGTGTCGGCCGCGGCACGGTCTCCCGGGTGATCAACGGCTCACCCCGCGTCAGCGACGAGACCCGGGCCGCCGTCGAGGCGGCCGTCGCCGAGCTCGGTTACGTACCCAACCGCGCGGCCCGCGCGCTCGCGGCCAACCGCACCGACGCCATCGCCCTCGTCGTCCCCGAGCCCGAGGCCCGCTTCTTCGCCGAGCCGTACTTCTCAGACATCGTCCGGGGTGTCGGCGCGGCGCTCGCCGACACCGACATGCAGCTGCTGCTGACCTTCGCCGGCTCGGACCGGGAGCGCCGCAGGCTCGCCCAGTACCTCGCGGCCGACCGGGTGGACGGCGTCCTGCTGGTCTCCGTGCACGCCGACGACCCCCTGCCCGACCTGCTGGAGCAGCTCAGGATCCCGGCCGTCATCAGCGGCCGCCGCTCGGCCGGCGAACCGCTCGCCGCCGTCGACTCCGACAACACCGAGGGCGCCCGCGCGGCCGTCGCCCACCTGCTCTCGCGCGGCCGCCGCACCATCGCGACGATCACCGGCCGGCTCGACGTGTACGGCGCCCAGTGCCGCCTCGACGGTTACCGCCAGGCCCTCGCCGCCGCGGGCCTCGCCCCCGACGAACAGCTCATCGCCCCCGCCGACTTCACCGAGGAGGGCGGCCGCCGCGCCATGCGGACCCTGCTGGAACGCCGCCCGTCCCTCGACGCCGTCTTCGCCGCCTCCGACGTCATGGCGGCAGGCGCCCGCCAGGTCCTGCGCGAGTCGGGCCGCCGTATACCGGACGACATCGCTCTCGTCGGCTTCGACGACTCCGCCGTCGCGCGCCATATGGACCCGGCCCTCACCAGCGTGCGCCAGCCGATCGAGGAGATGGGCCGCGCGATGGCCGGCCTGCTGCTCCGCCAGATCGCCGCGCAGGGCACACGGGAGCGGCCCCAGTTGGTGCTCCCCACCGAGCTGGTCGTCCGGGACTCGTCATGA
- a CDS encoding extracellular solute-binding protein, whose product MRKAVILAVAAVLGAGLLAGCAEDSDTPAGSSSQGGGDDKGKITLTVGVFGAFGLKEAGLYDEYMKLNKNVVIQQTSIERNENYYPQLLTHLGTGSGLADIQAVEVNNIAEITATQADKLVDLGKTDGAGKDDFLPWKWAQATNKDGKTVGLGTDIGPQGICYRKDLFAKAGLPTDREAVGKLWAGDWNKYLETGKQFKAKAPKGSAFVDSAAGVMNAINGSSAERFYDANGQIIYKTNPTVKQAFDTAAAFATEGLSGKLQQFTPAWDQGFSNGTFATVSCPAWMLGYIQDKAGDAGKDKWDVAQAPKPSNWGGSFLIVPEAGKNKAEAAKLAAWLTAPEQQAKLFEKRGSFPSASAAYSLPSVSGAKHPYFANAPIGEIFSQAAQGIPVAPVGPKDLVIAQNLGDIGMLQVDQKGKSAKEGWDAAVKAIDNALDQ is encoded by the coding sequence ATGCGCAAGGCCGTAATCCTCGCGGTCGCCGCAGTGCTCGGCGCCGGGCTGCTGGCCGGCTGTGCCGAGGACAGCGACACACCCGCCGGCAGCAGTTCGCAGGGCGGGGGCGACGACAAGGGCAAGATCACGCTCACGGTGGGGGTCTTCGGTGCCTTCGGGCTCAAGGAGGCCGGGCTCTACGACGAGTACATGAAGCTCAACAAGAACGTCGTCATCCAGCAGACCTCCATCGAGCGCAACGAGAACTACTACCCGCAGCTCCTCACCCACCTGGGCACCGGCAGCGGACTCGCCGACATCCAGGCCGTCGAGGTCAACAACATCGCCGAGATCACCGCGACGCAGGCGGACAAGCTCGTCGACCTGGGCAAGACCGACGGCGCCGGCAAGGACGACTTCCTGCCCTGGAAGTGGGCGCAGGCCACGAACAAGGACGGGAAGACGGTCGGTCTCGGCACCGACATCGGTCCGCAGGGCATCTGCTACCGCAAGGACCTGTTCGCCAAGGCCGGGCTGCCCACCGACCGCGAGGCCGTCGGCAAGCTCTGGGCGGGCGACTGGAACAAGTACCTGGAGACAGGGAAGCAGTTCAAGGCGAAGGCCCCGAAGGGAAGCGCCTTCGTCGACTCCGCGGCCGGCGTCATGAACGCGATCAACGGCAGCAGCGCCGAGCGGTTCTACGACGCGAACGGCCAGATCATCTACAAGACGAACCCGACGGTGAAGCAGGCCTTCGACACCGCCGCGGCCTTCGCGACCGAGGGGCTGTCGGGCAAGCTCCAGCAGTTCACGCCCGCCTGGGACCAGGGCTTCTCCAACGGCACCTTCGCCACGGTCTCCTGCCCCGCCTGGATGCTCGGCTACATCCAGGACAAGGCGGGCGACGCCGGCAAGGACAAGTGGGACGTCGCCCAGGCCCCGAAGCCCAGCAACTGGGGCGGCTCGTTCCTGATCGTCCCCGAGGCGGGCAAGAACAAGGCCGAGGCGGCGAAGCTCGCGGCCTGGCTGACCGCACCCGAGCAGCAGGCGAAGCTCTTCGAGAAGCGCGGCAGCTTCCCGAGCGCCTCCGCGGCGTACTCGCTGCCCAGCGTGTCCGGCGCCAAGCACCCGTACTTCGCGAACGCCCCGATCGGCGAGATCTTCTCGCAGGCCGCCCAGGGCATTCCCGTGGCCCCCGTCGGCCCGAAGGACCTGGTCATCGCGCAGAACCTGGGAGACATCGGCATGCTCCAGGTCGACCAGAAGGGCAAGTCCGCGAAGGAAGGCTGGGACGCGGCCGTCAAGGCCATCGACAACGCCCTGGACCAGTGA